The following are from one region of the Ignavibacteriota bacterium genome:
- a CDS encoding ABC transporter permease, which yields MPHKLLTEESFRIKLDRTIKPPFNDNIILADSVNISDSVIYYQGNQVNTIGKNLADETGIQIRKKFYLLGTDEYGRDVFARLIYGSRVSITVGLSAVVLSFIIGIILGFIAGYRGGFIDIILNRFTEMFLAFPVIYLIVLILALFGSSIFSVIIVLGISGWMNLFKIVKTEVLSIKQKDFFASAELIGLKNSLLLKKEIFPVIVYPVIINLIFLFSNIILAEAALSYLGLGTGSSYPSWGSMINSGQEYITKAWWLIVFPGAALILTLFTFNSAGKNLGKLLNPGIVK from the coding sequence ATGCCGCATAAGTTATTAACTGAGGAATCATTCAGAATAAAATTAGACAGAACAATTAAACCTCCTTTCAACGATAATATTATATTAGCTGACAGTGTGAATATTTCTGATTCTGTGATTTATTATCAGGGTAATCAAGTCAATACAATCGGAAAAAACCTGGCAGATGAAACAGGAATTCAAATAAGGAAAAAATTTTATTTACTTGGAACTGATGAATACGGACGTGATGTTTTTGCAAGATTAATTTATGGAAGTCGTGTCTCAATAACTGTTGGTCTAAGTGCAGTTGTTCTGTCATTTATAATCGGAATAATTTTAGGATTTATAGCCGGCTATCGTGGTGGATTTATTGATATTATTTTAAATAGATTCACTGAAATGTTTTTAGCATTCCCTGTAATTTATCTTATTGTATTAATATTAGCTCTTTTCGGAAGTTCAATCTTTTCTGTTATAATTGTTCTGGGAATATCCGGATGGATGAATCTTTTCAAAATTGTTAAAACTGAAGTCTTGTCAATAAAACAAAAAGATTTTTTTGCATCTGCTGAACTTATAGGCTTAAAAAATTCACTTCTTCTTAAAAAAGAAATTTTTCCTGTTATTGTTTATCCGGTTATTATAAACCTAATATTTTTATTCAGCAATATTATTCTTGCGGAAGCCGCTTTAAGTTATCTCGGATTAGGCACAGGCAGTTCATACCCATCCTGGGGTTCAATGATTAATTCTGGACAAGAATATATAACAAAAGCCTGGTGGTTAATTGTTTTTCCGGGAGCCGCATTAATCTTAACATTATTTACATTTAATTCTGCAGGAAAAAATCTTGGAAAGCTGTTGAATCCTGGAATAGTGAAATGA
- a CDS encoding T9SS type A sorting domain-containing protein encodes MNGVGHPVSQRYATFTTYYKFSPVGTDQLFISVGMSIEDNTVVGVGAMIIQAAMSSWTQLNIPIFYNLPDVPTETHITFGISNPAGNPTIGSIGYVDNLSFSGIAAVEQISGHPQDFNLNQNYPNPFNPSTKIEYSIPDASFVQLKVYDILGNEVASLVNEEQSAGTYRTDFSGENLSSGFYIAQLQAGNFTRTIKMSLLK; translated from the coding sequence ATGAACGGTGTGGGTCATCCGGTTTCTCAAAGATATGCAACCTTTACTACGTATTATAAATTTTCTCCTGTTGGCACTGATCAACTATTTATTTCTGTGGGAATGTCAATCGAAGATAATACTGTAGTTGGTGTTGGAGCAATGATAATTCAAGCAGCTATGAGTAGCTGGACACAGCTTAATATCCCAATTTTTTATAATCTTCCAGATGTACCAACTGAAACTCATATAACTTTTGGCATATCAAATCCAGCTGGCAACCCAACAATTGGATCAATTGGATATGTAGATAATTTATCTTTCAGTGGAATTGCAGCTGTTGAACAAATCAGCGGACATCCTCAGGATTTCAATTTAAATCAAAATTATCCAAATCCATTCAATCCATCCACTAAAATTGAGTATAGTATTCCTGATGCATCTTTTGTTCAGTTAAAAGTTTATGATATTCTTGGGAATGAAGTTGCATCACTTGTTAACGAAGAACAATCAGCGGGAACTTACAGAACGGATTTTTCAGGAGAGAATCTTTCAAGCGGATTTTATATAGCACAATTACAAGCGGGTAATTTTACCAGAACGATTAAGATGTCTCTTTTAAAATAA
- a CDS encoding nucleotidyltransferase family protein: MDILNKHKNELKTFCESNRIRKLSLFGSYSKNTFNEESDLDLLVEFEANSIPGYLDLARMENELTALLGIKTDLRTADELSRYFRAQVVKEAIVHYAAK; encoded by the coding sequence ATGGACATACTTAACAAACATAAAAATGAATTGAAAACATTCTGTGAATCAAACAGGATTAGAAAACTCTCTTTATTCGGATCATATTCTAAGAATACTTTCAACGAGGAAAGTGATCTTGATCTGCTGGTTGAATTTGAAGCCAACTCAATACCTGGTTATCTTGACTTAGCACGGATGGAAAACGAGTTGACAGCACTCCTGGGAATTAAAACTGATCTCAGAACCGCAGATGAACTTAGCAGATATTTCCGTGCTCAGGTTGTCAAAGAGGCAATAGTTCATTATGCAGCAAAGTGA
- a CDS encoding T9SS type A sorting domain-containing protein → MNDYKNSYTYDVDNNLTEKLWQGWGGTTWVNSYKNLYTYDGNNNQTELLNQLWNVSNWVNDSKYSFSYDENNNQIGEIYQVWNGFFWENIHKYLSAYTLTEVEKFDGEVGNYSLFNNYPNPFNSTTTIKYQIPEINFVTLKVYDVLGNEITTLVNEEKPIGSYKVEFDATFLPSGIYFYRIQTSSFVETKKMLLLK, encoded by the coding sequence ATGAATGATTATAAAAATTCATATACATATGATGTTGACAATAACTTAACAGAAAAACTTTGGCAAGGATGGGGTGGAACTACTTGGGTGAATTCTTATAAGAATTTATATACATATGACGGAAACAATAACCAAACTGAATTACTAAACCAACTCTGGAACGTCTCTAACTGGGTGAATGATAGTAAGTATTCATTTTCGTATGATGAGAACAATAATCAGATTGGAGAGATATACCAAGTTTGGAATGGTTTTTTTTGGGAAAATATACATAAATATTTATCTGCATATACACTTACTGAAGTTGAAAAATTTGATGGTGAAGTTGGTAACTATAGTTTATTTAATAATTATCCAAATCCTTTTAATTCAACAACTACGATTAAGTATCAAATACCAGAAATAAATTTCGTTACGCTCAAAGTTTATGATGTTTTGGGAAATGAAATCACAACGCTTGTTAATGAAGAAAAACCAATTGGAAGTTATAAGGTTGAGTTTGATGCAACATTTTTACCAAGTGGAATTTATTTTTATAGAATCCAGACAAGTTCCTTTGTTGAAACAAAAAAAATGTTGTTGTTGAAATAA
- a CDS encoding DUF86 domain-containing protein, translated as MQQSDFIRIKHMIDAAEEAISFAEGKQRKDLDKERMLVLSVIKEIEIIGEAASKISIEVKAEYSNIPWDEITGMRNHLVHGYFDVDLDMLWNTIKQDLPSLITNLKKI; from the coding sequence ATGCAGCAAAGTGATTTCATTCGGATCAAGCACATGATTGATGCTGCCGAAGAAGCAATCTCTTTTGCTGAGGGCAAGCAAAGAAAAGACCTTGATAAAGAGCGAATGTTAGTGTTGTCTGTAATTAAGGAAATTGAAATAATCGGTGAAGCTGCTTCGAAAATCTCAATTGAAGTAAAGGCTGAATATTCGAATATTCCGTGGGATGAAATAACCGGAATGCGTAATCATCTGGTTCATGGATATTTTGATGTGGATCTTGATATGCTTTGGAACACTATCAAGCAAGACCTGCCATCACTAATTACGAACCTGAAAAAAATCTGA
- a CDS encoding ATP-binding cassette domain-containing protein → MSLLKVENISYSVIAKEETKKRFHILKNVSFEVEAGEIIGICGESGGGKSTLAKVIAGLIKPDSGKIILSSDSQKGKRKSSPVQILFQNHGEILNPFRKIQKIIDEALEISGVDRNSIEIQREKVLNSVGFPKELYDRRGMELSGGEQQRAALARLLAVKPGLLILDEPFSAQDVESQLILIKLFRKLNGELNLTMISISHDLRILRNLANKVIILKDGEIVESGITKEVFDNPQKDYTKFLLSAESLELSYEEIKKDL, encoded by the coding sequence ATGTCTCTGCTTAAGGTTGAAAACATTTCATACTCAGTTATCGCAAAAGAAGAAACGAAGAAACGTTTCCATATCTTAAAGAATGTTTCTTTTGAAGTTGAAGCTGGAGAAATTATCGGTATCTGCGGGGAATCAGGCGGAGGAAAATCAACACTGGCTAAAGTTATTGCAGGATTGATAAAACCGGATAGCGGAAAAATAATTTTAAGTTCTGATTCACAAAAAGGAAAAAGAAAAAGCAGTCCGGTTCAAATTTTATTTCAAAACCATGGGGAGATCTTAAATCCATTCAGAAAAATTCAGAAGATAATTGATGAAGCATTGGAAATTTCCGGAGTTGATAGAAATAGTATTGAGATTCAGCGAGAGAAAGTGTTAAACTCTGTTGGATTCCCAAAAGAATTATACGATAGAAGAGGAATGGAATTAAGTGGTGGTGAACAGCAAAGAGCTGCGCTTGCAAGATTGCTTGCAGTAAAACCGGGTTTGCTTATTCTCGATGAACCATTTTCTGCACAGGATGTCGAATCGCAATTAATTCTTATTAAACTTTTCAGAAAATTGAATGGAGAATTAAACCTAACGATGATAAGCATCAGTCACGATTTACGTATTCTCAGAAATCTTGCAAACAAAGTGATCATTCTTAAAGATGGCGAGATAGTTGAAAGCGGAATTACAAAGGAAGTATTTGATAACCCGCAAAAAGATTATACAAAATTTCTTTTGTCGGCAGAATCATTAGAGCTCTCGTACGAAGAAATAAAAAAAGATCTGTAA
- a CDS encoding ABC transporter permease, with protein MNNIFKSGNMKILFLRILSSLLTLFLLVSLLFFLIRLSPGDPSDKYISAKLGNVLSKKVEQEFSLNQPITQQYISFVSNIFRGELGISYNYHQPVFKVIWEYFSFTIIFALLSFSIQISLSIWLAIKVSRRKNRIAEKLTENLALFVYSIPAFVLGVGLILIFSVEIDLLPISSVQSIDYDEMNFLSQLLDLLSHLILPLITLSVPGIAMFYKYIKESMDEVVHKTFITNLKSSGVNDKIIFRKHVLPNALKPLISVAGVELGILLGGTLITEVIFSLPGMGRLAIDSILSRDYPLVIGCVFTAGAVVIIANFLADIVKLKVDKRLIRGILN; from the coding sequence ATGAATAATATTTTTAAATCCGGCAATATGAAAATATTATTTCTCAGAATTCTCTCGTCATTGTTGACACTTTTCCTGCTGGTGAGCTTATTATTTTTCCTGATCAGATTGTCACCGGGAGATCCGTCGGACAAGTATATTTCTGCTAAACTTGGCAACGTGCTTTCAAAGAAAGTTGAGCAGGAATTTTCACTTAACCAGCCAATTACACAACAATATATTTCATTTGTATCAAATATTTTCAGAGGAGAATTGGGAATCTCCTATAATTACCATCAGCCTGTATTTAAAGTAATCTGGGAATATTTTTCTTTTACAATAATTTTTGCATTACTCAGCTTTTCTATTCAAATCAGTTTAAGTATCTGGCTTGCAATCAAAGTTTCCAGAAGGAAAAACAGAATTGCAGAAAAATTAACTGAGAATCTCGCTTTGTTTGTATATTCAATTCCAGCATTCGTTCTTGGTGTGGGGCTTATTTTAATTTTCTCAGTTGAAATTGATTTGCTGCCAATTTCCAGTGTGCAGTCCATCGATTATGATGAAATGAATTTCTTATCTCAATTGCTAGACTTGTTAAGTCATTTGATTTTACCATTAATTACTTTGTCGGTTCCGGGGATAGCTATGTTCTATAAATATATTAAAGAAAGTATGGACGAAGTTGTGCATAAAACTTTTATTACTAATTTGAAATCTTCAGGAGTAAATGATAAAATTATTTTCAGAAAGCATGTACTCCCTAATGCATTGAAGCCATTGATTTCAGTTGCGGGAGTTGAGCTGGGAATTCTTCTTGGCGGAACATTAATTACCGAAGTTATATTCAGTCTCCCCGGAATGGGCAGATTGGCGATTGATTCAATATTATCAAGAGATTATCCGTTAGTGATTGGATGTGTTTTTACAGCAGGTGCAGTTGTAATAATTGCAAATTTTTTGGCTGATATAGTAAAATTGAAAGTTGATAAAAGATTAATCAGAGGAATTCTGAATTGA
- a CDS encoding ABC transporter ATP-binding protein, which yields MLSVNINSVSIINDEMKRKLLSDIKFEIVSGKIYTILGKNGSGKSTLIKALTDLLPKVDFEITGKVIFNSTNLLNTSAENIRNIRQYNIRYVFQDAANSLDPLKKIKYYFDLSNISPLKIEELLIYFQLPAYKNLSELYSYELSGGMAQRLLIVLALLANPDLLILDEPTSGVDYAVMNLILLKVKNYVRDNNKSVLIVTQDINFAIKSSDKIAYLSDGTLSQFYSPDEFMTSADDNIKNFVRSFNEISNVSA from the coding sequence ATGCTTAGTGTAAACATTAATTCTGTATCAATTATCAATGATGAAATGAAACGAAAGTTACTTTCAGATATAAAATTTGAAATTGTTTCAGGAAAAATCTACACAATACTTGGGAAAAATGGTTCGGGAAAATCAACTCTCATCAAGGCACTTACAGATCTTCTCCCAAAAGTTGATTTTGAAATCACAGGCAAAGTCATTTTTAATTCAACCAACTTGTTAAACACATCTGCAGAGAATATAAGAAATATCAGACAGTATAATATCAGATATGTTTTTCAGGATGCAGCGAATAGTCTCGATCCGCTTAAAAAAATTAAATACTACTTTGACTTATCGAACATAAGCCCACTCAAGATTGAAGAATTGCTGATTTATTTTCAGTTGCCCGCTTACAAAAATCTTTCAGAACTGTATTCGTACGAATTAAGTGGTGGAATGGCGCAAAGACTTTTAATTGTGCTTGCTCTTCTTGCAAATCCTGATTTATTAATTCTCGATGAGCCAACTTCAGGAGTTGATTATGCTGTAATGAATTTAATTTTATTAAAGGTTAAAAATTATGTCCGGGATAATAATAAGTCAGTTTTGATTGTAACCCAGGATATAAACTTTGCAATTAAATCATCGGATAAAATAGCCTACTTATCCGATGGAACACTTTCACAATTTTATTCTCCGGATGAATTTATGACTTCAGCTGATGACAATATTAAAAATTTTGTTAGATCATTTAATGAGATCAGCAATGTCTCTGCTTAA
- a CDS encoding TerC family protein — protein MEWITQPESLIALLTLTVLEIVLGIDNIIFISILSGKLPKEQQNKARLIGLALAMITRILLLFSIVWIMKLTLPLFTVLSQEISGRDLILIGGGLFLIAKSTFEIHDKLEGEEGHRSAKVAKSFTNVITQIILLDIVFSLDSVITAVGMANNLMIMILAVIIAVGVMMISSKSISDFVDKHPTVKMLALAFLLLIGVSLIAEGFEQHIPKGYIYFAMAFSVFVEMLNLKMKSKSRNPVELRNRFADEK, from the coding sequence TTGGAATGGATTACACAACCTGAATCGCTAATTGCATTATTAACATTAACAGTGCTTGAAATTGTTCTCGGCATTGACAACATAATTTTTATTTCAATTCTTTCCGGAAAGCTTCCTAAAGAACAGCAGAATAAAGCCAGGCTCATAGGTCTTGCGCTCGCAATGATCACGAGAATTCTTCTGCTCTTTTCAATTGTGTGGATAATGAAACTAACGCTTCCTTTATTTACAGTTTTAAGTCAGGAAATAAGTGGAAGAGATTTAATACTTATTGGCGGCGGATTATTTCTGATTGCAAAAAGCACTTTTGAAATTCACGATAAGCTGGAAGGTGAAGAAGGACACAGAAGTGCAAAAGTTGCTAAATCATTTACAAATGTTATCACTCAAATTATTTTGCTTGATATTGTTTTTTCACTCGACTCAGTCATTACAGCAGTCGGTATGGCAAATAACCTAATGATAATGATTCTCGCCGTTATTATTGCTGTCGGAGTGATGATGATATCCTCAAAAAGTATAAGTGATTTTGTTGACAAACATCCTACAGTTAAAATGCTTGCGCTTGCCTTTTTGCTCTTGATCGGTGTTTCACTTATTGCAGAAGGATTTGAACAGCATATTCCAAAAGGTTACATCTATTTTGCAATGGCATTTTCTGTTTTTGTTGAAATGTTGAATCTGAAGATGAAGAGCAAATCAAGAAATCCGGTTGAATTGAGAAACAGATTTGCAGACGAGAAATGA
- a CDS encoding protein kinase — translation MINTRYEILKKLGEGRSKVFLCRDIEFPEKEYAIKILPAKADIKEKETFKKEYFTLNKFEHSNIIEAYELGTVYETDGEDEIQSGSMYIVLEYFDGKELLFSDKIREESNLKEIVKQICSSLYYLHQSKYIYYDLKPENILVSYKDGSPKVKLIDLGLAEYSPSPSDYEIKGTAYYIAPELLKKEIHTHSVDFYSLGMIMYQIIYNHFPFEANSELDIYKSAIENSFEFPSSDIFSEKLIKILKKLLDKDISKRYSSALEIIKDLDFEIDLMLSKEFLPAKVFSSRTTILKKLSQYFADKTSSEIYAIKGFEGAGKSSLLEKILEQNNDAMLISDVRGKSADELIRFILRQIFFSKKVYPNLNTEAKSLVLKFLSDNKKNEIDELRTIVAALISKSTFILLIDDFNLYDELASDLLLEIIPLLQVNNIKVVVNESQLHDLLSARLNNVKYIDLGSFTNDEMSQFLEVSYSKETQIGKLKELIVANADLIPGNIKAFIKDAILFGIMKFSDTGVSFSEDENKISALTEAHFSIYDLRLANLLERELLTVKILSALDIIIDLHGLSLLLGISREESERIVSNLQLNNITQKFSSGQALIFTSEAIKKYIYASIGNKKELHFHLAKRLSEKFPSLYRVEEARHYELAGEFQKCFILLMDEINEAEKKSAFSYVQKLLFHLIQFPLDKALLNDIKIKLSEIYFKLGDVNASLNLIEELKSINPKNKVDKKILRIEGSALIASGEYEGGKKVISELLLGISDLSEKYALKVELAHADFELKLYDNAIQQCDLLLDERELSDELKGRCYNLKGMINIYQSNDLHSALDNFKNASIKFSQAGQLARVAGAEVNIGNVYNILGNYEQAEAHFQNASGINQFIGNLEQEGLLLQNIGIFYFNCRKFDSAILSYHNAIKIFLNIGKDSSRGFVLWNLGEIYISACDYEKAFNSLNEAYKLFDQLKNYHELLDVLFMKGKLFYKIGDFQKLEEIIRNFQKLYTMFDSEKDHIIFEKLLIQWLSFTKEKTISVEELKSIRNEIALRGDNHNYIEATTLLIHFYIYNKLYNEAIEILSEQELMELCAQYSILEAEREFFLGIISKNFTSEKLLPPMVYFEKAYELIKEDNITELTWQVLYEMADLNIDRGNLNKAKYFINYARELIYYIAGRIDSPILRAAYLRQNERLNTLRKLESLYPQN, via the coding sequence ATGATAAATACTCGTTATGAAATATTGAAAAAGCTTGGAGAGGGAAGAAGTAAAGTATTTCTTTGCCGTGATATTGAATTTCCTGAAAAAGAATATGCTATTAAAATTCTTCCTGCAAAAGCAGATATAAAGGAAAAGGAGACATTTAAAAAAGAATATTTCACGCTTAATAAATTTGAACACTCAAACATAATTGAAGCTTATGAGCTTGGAACAGTTTATGAAACTGATGGAGAAGATGAAATTCAATCAGGTTCAATGTATATCGTGCTTGAGTATTTTGATGGTAAAGAATTACTTTTTTCAGATAAAATTCGGGAAGAATCAAATCTGAAAGAGATTGTAAAACAAATTTGCTCTTCGCTTTATTATCTCCATCAATCGAAATATATTTATTATGATTTAAAGCCTGAAAATATTCTGGTTTCTTATAAGGATGGAAGTCCAAAGGTTAAATTAATCGATCTTGGACTTGCTGAGTATTCACCTTCACCATCAGATTATGAAATAAAAGGTACCGCATATTATATAGCACCTGAGCTTCTAAAAAAGGAAATTCATACTCATTCAGTGGATTTTTATTCTCTCGGAATGATTATGTATCAGATTATTTATAATCATTTTCCATTTGAAGCAAATAGTGAGCTTGATATTTATAAATCCGCAATTGAGAACTCATTTGAATTTCCGAGCTCGGATATTTTTTCTGAGAAGTTAATCAAGATTCTGAAAAAATTGCTGGATAAAGATATCAGTAAAAGATATTCATCGGCTCTGGAGATAATTAAGGATCTTGATTTCGAAATAGATTTAATGTTGAGCAAAGAGTTTTTACCGGCAAAAGTATTTTCTTCCCGTACAACCATACTAAAAAAATTATCACAATACTTTGCAGATAAAACGAGCAGCGAGATTTATGCAATCAAAGGATTCGAAGGTGCAGGCAAATCATCACTGCTCGAGAAGATACTTGAGCAAAATAATGATGCGATGCTGATATCTGATGTCAGAGGAAAATCAGCAGATGAGTTAATTCGCTTTATTCTCAGACAAATATTTTTTTCAAAGAAAGTCTATCCTAATTTAAACACTGAAGCCAAATCCTTAGTGCTTAAGTTCCTTTCAGATAATAAGAAAAATGAAATTGATGAGTTACGTACAATTGTTGCAGCATTAATTTCAAAAAGCACATTCATTTTGTTGATTGATGACTTCAATTTATACGATGAACTTGCAAGTGATCTTCTTTTGGAAATCATTCCTTTATTGCAGGTGAATAATATTAAAGTTGTGGTCAATGAATCTCAATTGCATGACTTACTATCTGCCCGATTAAATAATGTAAAGTATATTGATTTGGGTTCATTCACTAACGATGAAATGTCCCAATTTCTGGAAGTAAGTTATTCAAAGGAAACTCAGATAGGAAAACTTAAAGAACTGATCGTTGCTAATGCCGATTTGATTCCGGGAAATATTAAAGCGTTTATTAAAGATGCCATTCTGTTTGGAATTATGAAATTCTCAGATACAGGAGTGTCCTTTTCAGAAGATGAAAATAAAATCTCAGCTTTAACTGAAGCGCATTTTAGCATTTATGATTTGAGATTAGCAAATCTTTTAGAAAGAGAATTACTGACTGTTAAAATACTTTCTGCTCTGGATATAATTATAGATTTACATGGATTATCTCTGCTTCTTGGGATTTCAAGAGAAGAATCAGAAAGAATAGTGTCCAATCTTCAATTAAATAATATTACTCAAAAATTCAGCTCGGGGCAGGCTTTAATATTTACTTCAGAGGCAATTAAAAAATATATTTATGCTTCGATAGGAAATAAAAAGGAACTTCATTTTCACCTTGCAAAAAGGTTATCAGAAAAATTCCCATCATTATACAGAGTTGAAGAAGCCCGGCATTATGAACTTGCTGGGGAATTTCAAAAGTGCTTTATTCTTTTGATGGATGAAATTAATGAAGCAGAAAAAAAATCAGCATTTTCTTATGTGCAAAAATTGTTGTTCCATTTAATTCAATTTCCGCTTGATAAAGCATTACTGAATGATATAAAAATTAAACTCAGTGAAATCTATTTCAAACTTGGTGATGTCAACGCATCATTGAACTTGATTGAAGAATTAAAAAGCATAAATCCAAAAAATAAAGTTGATAAGAAAATATTGCGGATTGAGGGCAGTGCACTGATTGCTTCTGGTGAATATGAAGGCGGCAAAAAAGTAATCTCTGAACTTCTTCTCGGAATATCTGACCTAAGCGAAAAGTATGCTTTAAAAGTAGAATTAGCTCACGCCGATTTCGAATTAAAATTGTATGACAACGCAATTCAACAGTGCGATCTGCTCTTAGATGAAAGAGAACTTTCAGATGAGTTAAAAGGTCGCTGTTATAATTTAAAAGGTATGATAAATATATATCAGAGCAATGATCTCCATTCTGCACTCGATAATTTTAAAAATGCAAGTATAAAATTTAGTCAGGCAGGTCAGCTTGCGCGTGTAGCTGGGGCAGAAGTGAATATTGGTAATGTGTATAATATTTTAGGAAATTATGAACAAGCGGAAGCACACTTTCAAAATGCTTCTGGAATTAATCAGTTTATTGGAAATCTTGAACAAGAAGGGTTGCTTTTGCAAAATATAGGTATCTTCTATTTCAATTGTCGGAAATTTGATAGTGCAATTCTATCATATCATAATGCAATAAAGATATTTTTAAATATCGGAAAAGATTCAAGCAGAGGTTTTGTTCTTTGGAATCTTGGAGAAATTTATATTTCGGCTTGTGATTATGAGAAAGCATTTAATTCCCTGAATGAAGCTTATAAGTTATTCGATCAATTGAAAAATTATCATGAATTATTAGATGTACTATTTATGAAAGGGAAACTATTTTACAAAATTGGAGATTTTCAAAAATTAGAAGAAATTATTCGCAATTTTCAAAAATTATATACTATGTTTGATTCAGAGAAGGATCATATAATTTTCGAAAAGCTTTTAATTCAGTGGCTGTCCTTCACAAAAGAAAAAACAATTTCAGTGGAAGAATTAAAATCAATTCGTAATGAAATTGCTTTGAGAGGTGACAATCACAATTACATTGAAGCCACTACTTTACTCATCCATTTTTATATATATAATAAATTGTACAATGAAGCTATTGAAATTCTTTCCGAACAAGAACTTATGGAATTATGCGCACAATATTCTATATTGGAGGCTGAGAGAGAATTTTTTTTAGGAATTATATCGAAAAATTTTACATCAGAAAAACTTTTGCCACCAATGGTATATTTTGAAAAAGCTTATGAATTAATTAAAGAGGATAATATTACTGAATTGACATGGCAAGTTCTTTACGAAATGGCTGATTTAAATATCGACAGAGGAAATCTTAACAAAGCAAAATATTTTATTAATTATGCGAGAGAGCTAATATATTATATCGCAGGCAGAATAGACTCTCCAATTTTACGTGCAGCATATTTGAGACAAAATGAGAGACTGAACACATTAAGGAAACTGGAAAGTTTATATCCACAAAATTAA